One window of Channa argus isolate prfri chromosome 4, Channa argus male v1.0, whole genome shotgun sequence genomic DNA carries:
- the LOC137125683 gene encoding DNA-binding protein RFX7 isoform X5, with the protein MADDQQQPGQKPASGLGSLPALVPGLQGPEANALQFKIKNSICKSVQSKVDSILQDVEKFTDIEKLYLYLKLPSGPSSGNDKSDQSSMSSSRTQQMYAFNWIRNHLEEHPETSLPKQEVYDEYKSYCDNLGYNPLSAADFGKIMKNVFPNMKARRLGMRGKSKYCYSGLRKKAFVHMPSLPNLDLQKSGDGCELMEPTGQSPSAEDEMRSAACGLVCEWAQKVLSRQFDNVEDLARFLLNSHYIGTKSTAALTVMTGTPTGIKTPTPASAFVPTAETNSFQPQVKTLPSPSVDAKQQLQRKIQKKQQEQKLHSPLPPESQVKRTEASTPGPTIPCGSPALLSPQPTIGIVVAAVPSPVTVQRSRQLMTSPSPVGTAEGKVLPVNFQVVTQSIKQSQKTPQNISASPVGDRLPRHSTRYAQILPKPSATSAITLRSPPTLLITNSPIKTVMPTSHVSSVNVVKMTAIALAPSSSSSSNSSSTTVRPASAGVSATAASDDSQQSHVGNSAASQSPAVRPSAPTSTTILSTDTKVVSEAGNDNNPTSGTEKTAIKEERVPKFRAASEPSFLVKCSLGPDKGGRLKSDATSSPTSVAVVGTQDSNNSNCHDSTLYLTVDNQNSNGNMSSSVSSAVTPTSKDPCSDTKSHRKRTGPCGETHVIPVKRVFISQQTLAVVDSPKPGVSAAVKRIPRPGTPARPESAPCKVTMKHTSIGPTQILALSDSPITHTKGSQTVVKPQALVEKEENRCLSTDTSTGATDTNPSDQALLQQITGDPCAVPANSGAHEASVMSDLKSTIWEEGQLDELRKQAFAQQIPAEHKQAPTDQLAIISQPPEGSGQLTLTQEMVDFAGSQPSMDYFPFNDDDMTQDSIVEELVQMEEQMKLKGLFSDCVDVSLQGQSASNQGSILNAHQAGTTFYHSAHSSTTPVQTPTPTPTPTPTPTPTSEMTLGHSLTRESPCSRMAPITPVDGAMGRHTPISTPLSNCSSSVPPSPVECRNPFAFTPINSSMTGYHDASIVSNSPVKPMQRPMATHPDKAKLEWINNRYNSTSGGPLPNHSIGILPSYQDLVDDQFRKPHAFAIPGQSFQAQSRQDAAHFGRLTPISPVQQHQQQTQQQQQLVTGVTTPTKQESFAVPAPLDNKASTSSASSTFRCRSVSPAVRQRNFSGNTGPPTTTTNTTTTRAVVSPFNSPITSEVLNILSNSQTVSSVNSMVQRSQSVPLNIMMQSEMLPVQGQSNTAKITNVLLSKMEADGDDSVRGLGINNLPSNYTARMNLTQILETTPGFAAGTAHQTQLPVSSSPAAFELQQHGYLPTGSEEHMSFSTGDSQAQVGPGEQDQQQLQENPVQTQPQLLLQSTQQQGVEDEQQQLDFNNTVKDLLGDDGLNPSSQLVGQVASELNAVASDFSNDIRLTSDLSSSITDLNTLDTNLLFDPNQQQEQYEDSTLEELKNDPLFQQICSDTVNSGFDWLESKDQPTTVEMLG; encoded by the exons ATGGCTGATGATCAACAACAACCTGGTCAGAAGCCTGCCTCCGGATTAGGTTCTCTTCCAGCGCTGGTGCCAGGACTCCAGGGGCCCGAGGCGAACGCGTTACAGTTCAAAATAAAGAATTCAATTTG CAAATCTGTACAATCAAAAGTGGACAGCATATTG CAAGATGTTGAGAAGTTTACAGACATCGAAAAACTCTACCTCTACCTTAAGTTGCCTTCTGGTCCCAGCAGTGGCAATGATAAAAG TGATCAGAGTTCCATGTCGTCAAGCCGTACTCAACAGATGTATGCTTTCAACTGGATACGGAATCACCTAGAGGAGCACCCTGAGACTTCCCTGCCGAAGCAAGAGGTGTACGACGAATACAA GAGCTATTGTGACAATCTTGGCTACAATCCACTGAGTGCAGCAGACTTTGGAAAGATCATGAAGAATGTCTTTCCTAACATGAAGGCACGTCGACTGGGCATGAGGGGCAAATCTAA ATACTGTTATAGCGGGTTAAGGAAGAAAGCTTTTGTTCACATGCCATCTTTACCCAATCTGGATCTACAGAAATCTGGTGATGGG TGTGAGTTGATGGAGCCGACGGGCCAGTCGCCCAGCGCTGAAGATGAAATGAGATCTGCAGCATGTGgattggtgtgtgaatgggccCAGAAGGTCCTGAGTCGGCAGTTTGACAATGTGGAGGACCTGGCCCGCTTCCTGCTCAATAGCCACTATATTGGTACTAAGTCCACGGCTGCTCTCACTGTTATGACTGGAACGCCCACAG GGATAAAGACACCAACTCCAGCCTCTGCATTTGTGCCCACAGCTGAGACAAACTCTTTCCAGCCCCAGGTGAAGACTCTGCCCTCTCCCTCTGTTGATGCAAAACAGCAACTGCAGCGAAAGATTCAAAAGaagcagcaggagcagaagCTCCACTCACCGCTGCCCCCCGAGTCCCAGGTCAAGAGAACAGAGGCCAGTACCCCTGGCCCCACCATTCCTTGTGGCAGCCCCGCTCTGCTCTCCCCTCAGCCCACCATAGGCATTGTAGTAGCAGCCGTCCCCAGCCCAGTCACG GTACAGAGGAGCAGGCAGTTAATGACCTCACCTAGCCCTGTAGGAACAGCTGAGGGAAAAGTGTTGCCTGTAAACTTTCAAGTGGTCACTCAGTCTATTAAACAGTCCCAGAAAACTCCCCAGAATATATCAGCTAGTCCTGTGGGTGACCGGCTGCCACGACATAGTACGCGGTACGCTCAAATCCTACCTAAGCCCTCGGCCACCAGTGCAATCACACTGCGCTCACCCCCCACCCTACTTATTACCAACAGCCCCATCAAAACTGTGATGCCAACTTCCCACGTAAGCTCAGTCAATGTGGTAAAGATGACGGCCATTGCTCTGgctcccagcagcagcagtagtagtaatagCAGCAGCACAACTGTGCGTCCTGCTTCTGCAGGTGTGAGTGCCACAGCTGCTTCGGATGATTCCCAGCAGTCGCATGTTGGAAACTCGGCTGCTTCTCAGTCTCCTGCAGTCAGACCCAGTGCCCCGACCTCCACCACAATCCTCTCCACTGATACCAAAGTGgtgtctgaagctggaaatgaCAATAACCCCACCTCTGGCACAGAGAAAACTGCCATCAAAGAGGAGAGAGTGCCTAAGTTCAGGGCTGCCAGTGAGCCAAGCTTCCTGGTTAAGTGTTCCCTGGGACCAGACAAAGGGGGGAGGTTAAAAAGTGACGCCACATCTTCTCCCACCTCTGTAGCTGTAGTTGGGACTCAGGACAGCAATAACAGTAACTGCCATGACAGTACTTTGTACTTGACTGTTGATAATCAGAACTCCAATGGCAACATGTCATCCAGTGTCTCCTCTGCTGTTACCCCAACATCAAAGGATCCCTGTTCAGATACCAAGAGCCACAGGAAGCGCACAGGCCCATGTGGGGAGACCCATGTGATTCCTGTGAAGAGGGTGTTTATTTCACAGCAGACTCTTGCTGTAGTTGACAGTCCCAAACCTGGAGTCAGTGCTGCAGTGAAGAGAATCCCCCGACCAGGAACCCCTGCTAGACCAGAGAGCGCCCCCTGCAAAGTGACTATGAAACACACCTCTATAGGACCTACACAGATCCTTGCACTCTCCGActcacccatcacacacactaagGGCTCCCAGACTGTTGTCAAACCCCAGGCCTTagtggagaaagaagaaaaccgTTGTCTCAGCACTGACACCAGCACTGGAGCCACTGACACAAACCCGTCTGATCAAGCATTGCTGCAGCAGATCACTGGGGACCCTTGTGCCGTACCAGCCAACTCAGGAGCACATGAAGCCTCTGTGATGAGTGACTTAAAGAGCACAATATGGGAGGAGGGACAGCTTGATGAGCTTCGGAAGCAGGCTTTTGCTCAACAGATACCAGCAGAACACAAACAAGCCCCTACCGATCAACTTGCCATTATTTCTCAACCCCCTGAGGGCTCAGGCCAGCTTACTCTCACACAGGAGATGGTTGACTTTGCAGGTTCTCAGCCCAGCATGGACTATTTCCCCTTCAATGATGATGACATGACCCAGGACAGCATTGTAGAGGAGCTAGTCCAAATGGAGGAGCAAATGAAGCTTAAGGGTCTGTTTAGTGACTGTGTTGATGTTTCTCTTCAAGGCCAGTCAGCAAGCAATCAAGGGTCTATCCTGAATGCTCACCAAGCTGGCACTACCTTCTACCACTCTGCCCACAGTAGTACCACTCCCGTCCAAACACCCACTCCAACACCAACACCAACCCCAACACCCACCCCTACCTCAGAAATGACGCTTGGGCACAGCCTAACAAGGGAGAGCCCCTGTTCCCGCATGGCTCCGATTACTCCTGTGGATGGAGCCATGGGTCGCCACACCCCCATCAGCACACCACTGTCCAACTGCAGTAGCAGTGTACCCCCAAGCCCAGTTGAgtgcagaaacccttttgctttTACTCCCATAAACTCCAGCATGACAGGTTATCATGATGCCAGTATTGTCTCTAACAGCCCTGTCAAGCCCATGCAGAGGCCAATGGCAACACACCCTGACAAGGCGAAACTAGAGTGGATCAACAACCGCTATAACAGCACCTCTGGAGGCCCTTTGCCCAACCATAGCATTGGTATTCTGCCCAGCTACCAAGACCTGGTAGATGACCAGTTTCGTAAGCCACATGCCTTTGCAATTCCTGGTCAGTCATTTCAAGCCCAGTCAAGACAGGATGCTGCTCACTTTGGTCGTCTGACTCCTATTTCCCCAGTGcagcaacatcaacaacaaacacaacagcagcagcagctagtAACAGGTGTGACTACTCCTACTAAACAGGAGAGTTTTGCTGTGCCTGCTCCGTTAGATAACAAAGCATCAACCTCATCTGCTTCCAGTACTTTTCGTTGCCGCAGTGTTAGCCCTGCAGTGCGCCAGAGGAACTTCAGTGGGAACACTGGCCCTCCAACTACCACAACGAATACCACCACCACTCGAGCTGTGGTTTCACCCTTTAACTCCCCTATCACTTCTGAGGTGCTCAACATTTTGTCTAACAGTCAGACAGTCAGCTCTGTCAATAGCATGGTCCAGAGGAGTCAGTCTGTTCCTCTGAACATCATGATGCAGAGTGAGATGCTGCCTGTGCAGGGACAGAGTAACACCGCCAAAATCACCAATGTTCTTCTCAGCAAGATGGAAGCTGATGGGGATGATTCTGTCCGTGGTTTGGGCATAAACAACCTCCCTTCTAACTACACAGCCCGTATGAACCTCACACAGATCTTGGAGACCACTCCTGGTTTTGCTGCAGGAACTGCTCACCAGACTCAGCTGCCTGTGAGCTCTAGCCCTGCTGCCTTTGAGCTCCAGCAACATGGCTACCTCCCCACAGGCAGTGAAGAACACATGAGTTTCTCCACTGGGGACAGCCAAGCACAAGTAGGTCCTGGCGAGCAAgaccagcagcagctccaagAGAATCCTGTGCAGACACAACCACAGCTCCTCCTCCAGAGCACACAGCAGCAGGGGGTGGAGGACGAGCAGCAACAGCTGGATTTCAACAACACTGTCAAGGATTTGTTAGGGGATGATGGTCTCAACCCCAGTTCCCAGTTGGTGGGTCAGGTAGCTTCAGAGCTCAATGCTGTGGCATCTGACTTCTCAAATGACATCAGACTGACCTCAGATCTGTCCAGTAGCATCACTGACCTTAATACATTGGATACAAACCTGCTGTTTGATCCAAACCAACAGCAGGAACAATATGAAGACTCAACACTGGAAGAACTGAAGAATGACCCGCTTTTTCAGCAGATATGCAGTGATACTGTGAACTCTGGTTTTGACTGGCTAGAAAGTAAAGACCAGCCTACTACAGTAGAGATGCTTGGCTAA
- the LOC137125683 gene encoding DNA-binding protein RFX7 isoform X2 yields MADDQQQPGQKPASGLGSLPALVPGLQGPEANALQFKIKNSICKSVQSKVDSILQDVEKFTDIEKLYLYLKLPSGPSSGNDKRTENERGSSTPGLCDQSSMSSSRTQQMYAFNWIRNHLEEHPETSLPKQEVYDEYKSYCDNLGYNPLSAADFGKIMKNVFPNMKARRLGMRGKSKYCYSGLRKKAFVHMPSLPNLDLQKSGDGCELMEPTGQSPSAEDEMRSAACGLVCEWAQKVLSRQFDNVEDLARFLLNSHYIGTKSTAALTVMTGTPTGIKTPTPASAFVPTAETNSFQPQVKTLPSPSVDAKQQLQRKIQKKQQEQKLHSPLPPESQVKRTEASTPGPTIPCGSPALLSPQPTIGIVVAAVPSPVTVQRSRQLMTSPSPVGTAEGKVLPVNFQVVTQSIKQSQKTPQNISASPVGDRLPRHSTRYAQILPKPSATSAITLRSPPTLLITNSPIKTVMPTSHVSSVNVVKMTAIALAPSSSSSSNSSSTTVRPASAGVSATAASDDSQQSHVGNSAASQSPAVRPSAPTSTTILSTDTKVVSEAGNDNNPTSGTEKTAIKEERVPKFRAASEPSFLVKCSLGPDKGGRLKSDATSSPTSVAVVGTQDSNNSNCHDSTLYLTVDNQNSNGNMSSSVSSAVTPTSKDPCSDTKSHRKRTGPCGETHVIPVKRVFISQQTLAVVDSPKPGVSAAVKRIPRPGTPARPESAPCKVTMKHTSIGPTQILALSDSPITHTKGSQTVVKPQALVEKEENRCLSTDTSTGATDTNPSDQALLQQITGDPCAVPANSGAHEASVMSDLKSTIWEEGQLDELRKQAFAQQIPAEHKQAPTDQLAIISQPPEGSGQLTLTQEMVDFAGSQPSMDYFPFNDDDMTQDSIVEELVQMEEQMKLKGLFSDCVDVSLQGQSASNQGSILNAHQAGTTFYHSAHSSTTPVQTPTPTPTPTPTPTPTSEMTLGHSLTRESPCSRMAPITPVDGAMGRHTPISTPLSNCSSSVPPSPVECRNPFAFTPINSSMTGYHDASIVSNSPVKPMQRPMATHPDKAKLEWINNRYNSTSGGPLPNHSIGILPSYQDLVDDQFRKPHAFAIPGQSFQAQSRQDAAHFGRLTPISPVQQHQQQTQQQQQLVTGVTTPTKQESFAVPAPLDNKASTSSASSTFRCRSVSPAVRQRNFSGNTGPPTTTTNTTTTRAVVSPFNSPITSEVLNILSNSQTVSSVNSMVQRSQSVPLNIMMQSEMLPVQGQSNTAKITNVLLSKMEADGDDSVRGLGINNLPSNYTARMNLTQILETTPGFAAGTAHQTQLPVSSSPAAFELQQHGYLPTGSEEHMSFSTGDSQAQVGPGEQDQQQLQENPVQTQPQLLLQSTQQQGVEDEQQQLDFNNTVKDLLGDDGLNPSSQLVGQVASELNAVASDFSNDIRLTSDLSSSITDLNTLDTNLLFDPNQQQEQYEDSTLEELKNDPLFQQICSDTVNSGFDWLESKDQPTTVEMLG; encoded by the exons ATGGCTGATGATCAACAACAACCTGGTCAGAAGCCTGCCTCCGGATTAGGTTCTCTTCCAGCGCTGGTGCCAGGACTCCAGGGGCCCGAGGCGAACGCGTTACAGTTCAAAATAAAGAATTCAATTTG CAAATCTGTACAATCAAAAGTGGACAGCATATTG CAAGATGTTGAGAAGTTTACAGACATCGAAAAACTCTACCTCTACCTTAAGTTGCCTTCTGGTCCCAGCAGTGGCAATGATAAAA GGACTGAGAATGAGAGGGGGTCCTCCACTCCTGGATTATG TGATCAGAGTTCCATGTCGTCAAGCCGTACTCAACAGATGTATGCTTTCAACTGGATACGGAATCACCTAGAGGAGCACCCTGAGACTTCCCTGCCGAAGCAAGAGGTGTACGACGAATACAA GAGCTATTGTGACAATCTTGGCTACAATCCACTGAGTGCAGCAGACTTTGGAAAGATCATGAAGAATGTCTTTCCTAACATGAAGGCACGTCGACTGGGCATGAGGGGCAAATCTAA ATACTGTTATAGCGGGTTAAGGAAGAAAGCTTTTGTTCACATGCCATCTTTACCCAATCTGGATCTACAGAAATCTGGTGATGGG TGTGAGTTGATGGAGCCGACGGGCCAGTCGCCCAGCGCTGAAGATGAAATGAGATCTGCAGCATGTGgattggtgtgtgaatgggccCAGAAGGTCCTGAGTCGGCAGTTTGACAATGTGGAGGACCTGGCCCGCTTCCTGCTCAATAGCCACTATATTGGTACTAAGTCCACGGCTGCTCTCACTGTTATGACTGGAACGCCCACAG GGATAAAGACACCAACTCCAGCCTCTGCATTTGTGCCCACAGCTGAGACAAACTCTTTCCAGCCCCAGGTGAAGACTCTGCCCTCTCCCTCTGTTGATGCAAAACAGCAACTGCAGCGAAAGATTCAAAAGaagcagcaggagcagaagCTCCACTCACCGCTGCCCCCCGAGTCCCAGGTCAAGAGAACAGAGGCCAGTACCCCTGGCCCCACCATTCCTTGTGGCAGCCCCGCTCTGCTCTCCCCTCAGCCCACCATAGGCATTGTAGTAGCAGCCGTCCCCAGCCCAGTCACG GTACAGAGGAGCAGGCAGTTAATGACCTCACCTAGCCCTGTAGGAACAGCTGAGGGAAAAGTGTTGCCTGTAAACTTTCAAGTGGTCACTCAGTCTATTAAACAGTCCCAGAAAACTCCCCAGAATATATCAGCTAGTCCTGTGGGTGACCGGCTGCCACGACATAGTACGCGGTACGCTCAAATCCTACCTAAGCCCTCGGCCACCAGTGCAATCACACTGCGCTCACCCCCCACCCTACTTATTACCAACAGCCCCATCAAAACTGTGATGCCAACTTCCCACGTAAGCTCAGTCAATGTGGTAAAGATGACGGCCATTGCTCTGgctcccagcagcagcagtagtagtaatagCAGCAGCACAACTGTGCGTCCTGCTTCTGCAGGTGTGAGTGCCACAGCTGCTTCGGATGATTCCCAGCAGTCGCATGTTGGAAACTCGGCTGCTTCTCAGTCTCCTGCAGTCAGACCCAGTGCCCCGACCTCCACCACAATCCTCTCCACTGATACCAAAGTGgtgtctgaagctggaaatgaCAATAACCCCACCTCTGGCACAGAGAAAACTGCCATCAAAGAGGAGAGAGTGCCTAAGTTCAGGGCTGCCAGTGAGCCAAGCTTCCTGGTTAAGTGTTCCCTGGGACCAGACAAAGGGGGGAGGTTAAAAAGTGACGCCACATCTTCTCCCACCTCTGTAGCTGTAGTTGGGACTCAGGACAGCAATAACAGTAACTGCCATGACAGTACTTTGTACTTGACTGTTGATAATCAGAACTCCAATGGCAACATGTCATCCAGTGTCTCCTCTGCTGTTACCCCAACATCAAAGGATCCCTGTTCAGATACCAAGAGCCACAGGAAGCGCACAGGCCCATGTGGGGAGACCCATGTGATTCCTGTGAAGAGGGTGTTTATTTCACAGCAGACTCTTGCTGTAGTTGACAGTCCCAAACCTGGAGTCAGTGCTGCAGTGAAGAGAATCCCCCGACCAGGAACCCCTGCTAGACCAGAGAGCGCCCCCTGCAAAGTGACTATGAAACACACCTCTATAGGACCTACACAGATCCTTGCACTCTCCGActcacccatcacacacactaagGGCTCCCAGACTGTTGTCAAACCCCAGGCCTTagtggagaaagaagaaaaccgTTGTCTCAGCACTGACACCAGCACTGGAGCCACTGACACAAACCCGTCTGATCAAGCATTGCTGCAGCAGATCACTGGGGACCCTTGTGCCGTACCAGCCAACTCAGGAGCACATGAAGCCTCTGTGATGAGTGACTTAAAGAGCACAATATGGGAGGAGGGACAGCTTGATGAGCTTCGGAAGCAGGCTTTTGCTCAACAGATACCAGCAGAACACAAACAAGCCCCTACCGATCAACTTGCCATTATTTCTCAACCCCCTGAGGGCTCAGGCCAGCTTACTCTCACACAGGAGATGGTTGACTTTGCAGGTTCTCAGCCCAGCATGGACTATTTCCCCTTCAATGATGATGACATGACCCAGGACAGCATTGTAGAGGAGCTAGTCCAAATGGAGGAGCAAATGAAGCTTAAGGGTCTGTTTAGTGACTGTGTTGATGTTTCTCTTCAAGGCCAGTCAGCAAGCAATCAAGGGTCTATCCTGAATGCTCACCAAGCTGGCACTACCTTCTACCACTCTGCCCACAGTAGTACCACTCCCGTCCAAACACCCACTCCAACACCAACACCAACCCCAACACCCACCCCTACCTCAGAAATGACGCTTGGGCACAGCCTAACAAGGGAGAGCCCCTGTTCCCGCATGGCTCCGATTACTCCTGTGGATGGAGCCATGGGTCGCCACACCCCCATCAGCACACCACTGTCCAACTGCAGTAGCAGTGTACCCCCAAGCCCAGTTGAgtgcagaaacccttttgctttTACTCCCATAAACTCCAGCATGACAGGTTATCATGATGCCAGTATTGTCTCTAACAGCCCTGTCAAGCCCATGCAGAGGCCAATGGCAACACACCCTGACAAGGCGAAACTAGAGTGGATCAACAACCGCTATAACAGCACCTCTGGAGGCCCTTTGCCCAACCATAGCATTGGTATTCTGCCCAGCTACCAAGACCTGGTAGATGACCAGTTTCGTAAGCCACATGCCTTTGCAATTCCTGGTCAGTCATTTCAAGCCCAGTCAAGACAGGATGCTGCTCACTTTGGTCGTCTGACTCCTATTTCCCCAGTGcagcaacatcaacaacaaacacaacagcagcagcagctagtAACAGGTGTGACTACTCCTACTAAACAGGAGAGTTTTGCTGTGCCTGCTCCGTTAGATAACAAAGCATCAACCTCATCTGCTTCCAGTACTTTTCGTTGCCGCAGTGTTAGCCCTGCAGTGCGCCAGAGGAACTTCAGTGGGAACACTGGCCCTCCAACTACCACAACGAATACCACCACCACTCGAGCTGTGGTTTCACCCTTTAACTCCCCTATCACTTCTGAGGTGCTCAACATTTTGTCTAACAGTCAGACAGTCAGCTCTGTCAATAGCATGGTCCAGAGGAGTCAGTCTGTTCCTCTGAACATCATGATGCAGAGTGAGATGCTGCCTGTGCAGGGACAGAGTAACACCGCCAAAATCACCAATGTTCTTCTCAGCAAGATGGAAGCTGATGGGGATGATTCTGTCCGTGGTTTGGGCATAAACAACCTCCCTTCTAACTACACAGCCCGTATGAACCTCACACAGATCTTGGAGACCACTCCTGGTTTTGCTGCAGGAACTGCTCACCAGACTCAGCTGCCTGTGAGCTCTAGCCCTGCTGCCTTTGAGCTCCAGCAACATGGCTACCTCCCCACAGGCAGTGAAGAACACATGAGTTTCTCCACTGGGGACAGCCAAGCACAAGTAGGTCCTGGCGAGCAAgaccagcagcagctccaagAGAATCCTGTGCAGACACAACCACAGCTCCTCCTCCAGAGCACACAGCAGCAGGGGGTGGAGGACGAGCAGCAACAGCTGGATTTCAACAACACTGTCAAGGATTTGTTAGGGGATGATGGTCTCAACCCCAGTTCCCAGTTGGTGGGTCAGGTAGCTTCAGAGCTCAATGCTGTGGCATCTGACTTCTCAAATGACATCAGACTGACCTCAGATCTGTCCAGTAGCATCACTGACCTTAATACATTGGATACAAACCTGCTGTTTGATCCAAACCAACAGCAGGAACAATATGAAGACTCAACACTGGAAGAACTGAAGAATGACCCGCTTTTTCAGCAGATATGCAGTGATACTGTGAACTCTGGTTTTGACTGGCTAGAAAGTAAAGACCAGCCTACTACAGTAGAGATGCTTGGCTAA